CGCGCGCTGTCATCACTTGCttgctctttttttatttggtgTGATGCGGCGTCTTTAAGACATTCTTTCCACCTAATTTGACCTTTTCCGTTTATTAACATTACAAGATCGATTACCGTATTTGAGCGTGCATGGGactgaaagaagaagaaaaggactGTTCGATCCAATTGTTTGTTGCTTGAACAATTATCTGATCATCGCACGCTAGCTGTCAATACCGAataattcttctttttttcttttgggtgTGATCTAGCAGCTGATACCTGCCAGTTGACTTGTACGCGGATTCatacggccggccggccggtccgGGCGACATGATATATACTcgctccgtttctaaatacttgtcgctgttttagtgcaacgGAGAGAGTAAGCAGAAAAACGCCTCTTAATTTATATGTATTTGTTGACATTTCGGCCGACGGAAAACGTACGTTCCAATGATGAGATTGATCAATCACCTAATTGCAACATGAGCATGCATGACCTCTTCATCCATGATCAAACGCATGTGCCAGTGCCACCTACGTACAATCAACCTACTGTCATGATTGCATATTTGTTTGCGTCTCCGCTGTTCTCTTGTTCATCACATTCATGCATGTTGTTGATTTGCTTGCTAAATTGAAGGAATTTGCATACCGATCAGTTTTGTCTAGTTCCATTTCACTTTGCATAGTGATTTTGAAAATCAATTAAATTGCACACCATGAAACTTCAAGTCACTCAACGAAAATCTATGGAAGTTACATAGATAGACGAAAAGGTGAGCAGCGATCGGCTGGTTGCAGATTTCTAAATTTAAAGTTACGCATGATAGGATGTAAAGAGCGGAttcatgttttgttagatAAAGAACTTCAAATATAAGTTTCTTagacaaaaaacaacaacagtggcacTGTAATTTAGGATGGGGAACATTGATCATCGTCCTCCAAAAGTTGAGTCACGTAAAAATGGGAACATTGATAAGAAACTATATGCATACGCATCTCAGATTTGTTCTTTGTATTGTGCTACTCCGTTACTAGATCCAGCAAAGTACTAGTGGTAATGTTTTAGCTGTTTGGGCTAGGCAGCACTGTTGAACGACACTTACGCGCGTGGCCTTGTTCCTACGGATAATGGATACACGCAGTGCTTCAAACATTCATATGTCTTCGTGTCTCGGCGTCATGTGCATGCGGACAAGTAAAATAGACCAAATGAGCaaagccaaaagaaaaaaggtgaCACTAGAAATAGCGCGCGGGTGGTAAATTCAAGCACACAGAATGCATGCGCAGTTGTGCGCACGCAGACAAAAATCAGATGAAGAGCGACATGCGAACAGAGAAGAGGTGGGCACAACAGTATCTAACATGGCAAGAACTTTTCTTCCCCATTCTATTTCCAGAGCTGAATTTACAAAGGGGAAATTTTAACTGCTAGTAGGTCCTGATTTCCTGAATAACTcacatcgatcgatccatgccatgcatgcGTAGGGGGCGGCCAATCAATTTGGCTGCGTAAACGTAACCGACCGACCCAACCGTCATCCCACATGACTCGTCGTCACTCCTCGCTGCCGCTGGAGCTCTTTTTGGCAAGTTGACACCACCCGCTTGATACACTTTGGCCCGAGGTGCGCCTCTATTCGGACCCACCAGCCAGTTGAAATTCCGAGCCTGTCCACTCTCGATCTCAAAGTCTCGAACGAGTTCCGAGCACGTCCACACCTCTCGAGTCTCAGCTCTCAAAGGATTGCGGTAGTACATTATTGGGAAATCGATCCTTGATACGATTAATTGGGTTaacccgccggccggccggccccggCTAGCTACCATCCCCTGACAGTACACAAGCACCGTGATTAGCATATATCGCGCGCTTCTCCACCTCTCCGCGCCGCTGTCGCGAATTCACGGGGCAAAAGAACGGGGGAAAAGGATCGCGCGCAGCTGGCGCACGAACGCCGTTTTGATCCATGCATGGTCGTTCTCGATCGCGCGCCGGCCGGAGAACATCGTCATAATAATTGTACTGTTTTCGTACTCGCTTTCACGTGCATGCCGCGCGCGCGGGACCCCTTCAATTCCCCCGCATCCCGTCGATCGCCAACACGCAACGTGCATCCGAAAGGCACGTACGACGCTCGGTTCGATCGCTGCCAACAGCGCCGGCCGGTTCAAGATCTCCGTTTAACGCGTACGTACTGATCGAGTACGTACGCGCGTCTCAGATCGACGTGCCGTGCTCAGTCGTGGTGTACTGGTGTATGTATGCATGGTAGCTAGCGCTGTCTGATTGATGAGCCGGCGGCCCATGCAGAGGCATGCATATGCGCCAAATcagcgcgcgcgcggccgacAACGTGGCAGACACACCCGTTTGCATGTCCGCCGGATCCTATGTACGTATGGACGAGGCGGCTCTCGCTGTTACCATCTGCAGTTGATGCGAGAGACATGTAATCCGAACAGAGATCGCGTGCTTATGTATATCTGATGCGAATAGTTCCAGACTGAACTTGGGCTCTCGTTAGGCGGAGACACGTACCAGGGGAAGAAAGTGGACACTATAATTTCCCATCAATACTGGAGTCGTAGTACGTACCGTCCAACAAGAACAACGtgcgctcctcctccataTACGGAGCATCGTCACGGCAAGATTCGCAGCACCTGATCGATCTGCCTTTCGCGTTTCCAGAGTGCAGAGATCCTAGTAACTCCAACGAGGAGGGATATGCTAGCTTCGCCTGAAGTGAAGGCGTTCGAGGCCACGTCAGCGGCAAAAGCCGCCAACGCACCGAACGTTTCTGATATACTAGTCGGCCGGGCGAGTGGGCCCGGAAACTACCAACCCACGTGGTGGGCCGCCTCGACGGTTTACGTTCTGGTTTTCCTTCGCGGAACGAGGCGTGGAAAAGGCGAAAGAGAAACGAAAACAGGTCCTAAGAGaagggcgagagagagagcgcgctCATGGGCATCCCACATGGCTCGCCTCGTGGCGTCCTGGACTCCATGCGGAACGAACCAACCGTGGCGCAAAGAGAATGGGCTACACCGCTCCAGGCTAccgctcgtcgccgtcgctcGCCGGCCGTTTACCAGCGACGTGACGGAATGCGCGTCTGGTCTGCTTCAGAGCTCTCGCTTCAGTACGAAACATCAGTATGTCCGTCCGCGCGGCCGATATTGTCGCTAcaaaggaggaagaaaagaaaaactggatTAAACTTGAATTCGAGTATCGATACACTAATTATGCATAAAAAAATCTCGACCAAAACCTTAGTTATAAATTATAATTTACGGTATGGTAATGCCCAGCGATTGTTTCTTACCTGCTTTTCTTACATTTTATGTCCAACATCTAGAATGTGAACACATTTGCGGTTCCATTAATGAAATCGGGGGCTGGACTCTTTTaattgaaaaaaggaaaaaaaaatctgaaccGACAGATTCTAAACAAAACTCTTAAATCGCAGTCAAAGCATCACAACCGTTGAATTAGGATATAGATGACATCACAACCGTTGAATTAAAATCCAACAAACTAAAGGTGGAGAAATGTTACGCGGGGCATAATTATGTTGCTACGGAGATGTCCCAGTCAAAAAAAAGTAGcatgttttttagttagagatcagtCGACGTGTTTTACcgtcggatcttaatccaacggcaGCACGTGGGAGAATGTTGAGTGGGGATGGTATCTAGGTCTGAATCCAACAGTTCTTATATGTCAACTCAGATTTAATCTTTTTGTTAAAAATCAAACGTCTAAAATACAGCTACACGTTAAAAAcatattgttttttctttgccaAGCTTCGTAATGGATAGAGCGAGAGAGAAAGACCAAGTAAAAGATGTGGTATgtaaatttttgaaaatacGGATATAACAGCTTTTCTTTTGCGAATGATACGGAGGCATCACCTATTAACCAATCCAGCTACTTGAATATATAGAAGTACTACGTTTTTAGCTACGGCCTAGCTAAGTACGACACCGACCCTAATCTTTTTCTGTCCGGCATGCATGCTACAATTCAGGAACGGCGGGGAAGATACAGAAAAGCACGCATCCATCGTTTCACAACTGATGTTTTCTTGCTTCCTCTCCAACAATATCCTGCAAGAAGTTACACACGGCGTGCGGCCGCAGACTCGCAGTGCCACCACCAAACGGATGCATGTGTAAGTGTTTGCTGGTACCATACACACTTTGAGCTATCGGTATCACGCAGGTTTGGCACAGGTAGGTAGATACTTGGACTGTCTCGACGAGACGTATCACTTCAATACCTCAAaaaagaaggagaggaaggacAAAATGTACAGGACGACGGCACGAGACATGATACATACGGTTTGTCACGTAGCCGCTAGCCCCTCCCTGGCACGCACACACGCAGAGCCAGCCAGCCTTGCAGTAGTAGGAGTGTACTACGTAGCAGCAGCGGCGCACACCCCCCACCTGAACGCCGATTGAGACGGACCAATCATGCCCGCGCGCCACGTCACACCGCCCATTCCTGCCACACGTACGGACCACGTGGACGCCTCGTCCAGACGCACAGCACAGGAGGGGGAAGGCGCCCAGGTGCGGGCACTCGCTGACCCGTAGGGCCCGAACCCCAGAGCGACACCACGCCGTCCGCCACAGCGCACCACCCTGCGTTCTGGGAGAAGAGCAGGCCCGCCGCGGCTTCATTATGATCCAGCTCAGCCTGCCTGCAGCAGGGGAGGCGGCTCTCGCCGCGAGGGAGGCCGGGCACCGGCGTGgcgggctgggctgggctgcaGCTCCTCCTGTCCTGTCGCGTAGCGCAGGGGCAAGGCCGTATTTTTCCTCATTTTACTCTCATCTCATCCTCCCCGTACCGTGGCAGTCTCGTCGTGGTAGTAGTAGCCTGTTATACGGCGTGGGGCCGGTGAAGGCGACGGGAGTGAAAAACGGACACGGACTCTTCTGTCCGAACTGCGCAGCCGCGAGATGTTTTTTACTGCGGGCGGGCCCCGCGGCTAGTGACTGCACTGGGGTCCCCGTGGGGTTTAACCCGGCGTGCCGCTCAGATCGGCCACGTGCCATTTATTCCACCCACGTTGCCACATTTCCCGTTCCATGTTACTGCCCTGCAGTTTTCGAAATAAACTAGAGATCCAGTGCTCCCTCCTCCACTACTACAAGGCTCGGTATGTTATCGCAGCAACATGAACAACGATCAACGGAGAAAACTTCTGCTGCTACGGTCTAAGAGCATAGTACTTCTTCGTGTACTGCGAGCATTTGATCCTGTACAGCTCAAATGTTATGCATACCGTGATGGAACTGAAACTCGTGAGGAATCATTTCAGGCTTGTGTTGTTGAATCACGGGGTAAGTATGATTGCGAGATGATGAAGATCAGACACCGAGAGGTTTAAGTAGTAAAAGTTTTTCTTTCCATCGACAAATACACAAACAAGACATGTACGGCGCCGTGCGCAGGAAAGAACACACGGAACTCAACGAAGTGATCTGAAACATGAGACGCCTGATGCATTTATCAGAGATGCGATCCAATTCCAGggagaaggaaagaaacaaCCTAATCCCGAGGAGAAAGCGAATGAAGTAGAACAAAACGAATGTGCCTACTACAGGCATTACAGCACGGGTTAATCACCAGAATGCCATCATTATCACCACCACAACACTAACCAACCGCTCAACCAACTTAAGAAAGAACAGGGGAGActagagagaggaggaggctaACTAATCCCAGGAGGAAAATTAAATGGGAAAAAACGGGGAAACTTTACAACGAACGAATACACGAATCGTGAAGCTTGGGTCACGCCgggggcggcgaggaggagctgcttCCGgaggctgaagctgaagctgagGAGGAGACGCTGGACAGGACCTCGGCCAGAGCCGTCATGGCGCGCACCTGCATCTCGAGCGCCGCGATGTAGTCGGACGCCTCGCTGAGGAGCGCCGGGAACGGCAGCTTGTGGCAGCCGGGCACTAGCCGCCCGAGCACCTTCGCCTTCCTCGCGAGCGCAGGGGTCTTGGAGGCCTTGCCCGGTGCGGCCGAGGTGCCAGCGGCGGAGGGGTGGCGCGAGGGCGGGACGGTTGGGGCGCGGAGGCGCGCGCGGTGAGCGgcctggagacggcggcggcgggaggcgaggATGGCGCGGCTCCAGCGCGAGCGCCCGCGGGCCGCCACCGCGAGCGCGCGGTCGGCCGCCTCCCGGACGAGCCGGCTGCGCGCCGGGGTGGTCGTCGACGACGCCGGTGACCCCGCGCGGACAAGGCGGAGCGCCTCGAAGAGCTTCGACGAGTAGATCTCGTGCTCGCGCCGCGTCTGCCACTTGGAAGGCTgcgcctccgcccccgccgcagGGGATTCTCCCCCGGATGTCCGCTTCCGCTTCCGCTCCCTCTCATCCACAGCCGTCGAGCTCGACGTGGATGCCATTGCAAGCGCACGGCGCAACAATTCTCACAAAGAACTCGGCGGATTGCACGGAAACCGGAAGGCAAGCAGGATTAGGCAGTTTGTGATCTAACTATTTCTTccgctctctccctcccggGCGGCTTGGCTTGGTGTTTGTAGAGgcaggggaagaggaggggtgGGATGGAGGAGGGGTGGGAGGGAGGGGAATATAAAGGGGGCGGTATTGGCAAATGACAACACTGATCTGATGCTGCTCGCATTAGTCATGTGATCCCATTTTGGATTtttgagtttttcttttcccctccTTTGTGCTGCTGTGTTAGTTGGGTTtatatgattttcttttcttcgcCTTTTCTTTCGGTCTATCCATTTTTGCATGTGCGACACTCGGAGCAAGCAGCTAATTATGAGGTCCACTGGGATTGGACTTTGTGGCTCTGTGTCCACCAATTGGATCGGGGAGCTGGAGGCTTCCTGCTctgctttgcttgcttgctggtGCTGTTGTTTTGAGGCGATGTGTTTCATTACGTCTAATTCTCGTGTGCAAATTTTGGATAGTGAGATACTCCGTGTGGTACAGAGGTGTAAAGGTGAACATGATGGTACGCAACATTTACACGTGCCGTAAAATATGGATTGCAAATTTCATGCATCGGGTGCTGAAGGATGGAGTCTGCAGCTTGGTTAGTCAAGGACTCTCACGCGAAGCAGCAATTTAAAATTTTCGAGGTTGCTCTGTCGTACTCGTCAGGAAGGATTTCAATCCtccgaattttttttaaaaacttttGAATTAAATAGGCTCTTAAAAAGCCGCATGCGGATGTAACGGCTTGAAAATACTAGGGCCAGGCGCTGATATGGTTGGATTGAGACTTACTATTCCAATAGGGAGTGGGGCTGAAATGCTGATTATGGGCTTTAAATTGCGTAACGATCGACATTCAGATAATCTGATGAAGATCTTTTCGTCGTGTTGTACTTGCACTACGAATCCAAGAGATCAGTCGCAGGAGAAATAACAACACTGCAAAAGAGAAATCATGCGTTCGCCTGTCCTGCTCGGAGATGCGCATTTCTAGATCAATCCTCTGAAATCTTATTCATTGCTCTTGAAACCGACGAGAACCAGGGAGAAAAGTTACTCGACAGAAGCACATTAGACGTCGCTACAGCATATGTTTTTTGATTGGGCGAGCGATCCAATGCCGACACCCACAAAAGAACCAATTTCACCTCCCTTGGCAGAGGAAATGACCATTAAAAATCTCACGCCAAGACGCAGCGCCGCGCCAGTCTGTGCAACACCCCTGCATCGAGCTGGATCTATGCACACAGACCAGACCCAGTGCATCCATCTGTGCATGTGGATCCACACATAAAGTGGTAGCGGTGGCATGCTCGCAGCGTTAGTACTAACACAACCTAGGCGTCCCATTTTTCTGGTGTATGGTACCCCCTCCTAATTAGGCAGTCTGCTACGTTGAACACGAAAATTAGACAGCCTGCTGCGGGCCGTGGCGAGTGATCCGATGCTAGTGCTACGATAGCCATGATGATTAGGACCGGCTTTGGCTACCGACTAGTTAAGGTAGCCGTAGCATGTTCTCCTCATGGGCGCTGCCCAGTCGTGCCGCTAACACTAACATGGAGCCAGTGGGGAAGTCACATGCGAGGTCGAGGAAACGTCGCGCAAAGCAAGCAATCCCCCCGGCCCAACTGGGCTAAATCATTCGTGTCTTGTGTTCCTCGGATGTTTtccacacctttttttttctttaaaccTGTGATCATCTTGCCATTTTCTTTTGTGATTATCCTGGCATTTGTTGTTTACCtggaagaaaagaacaaaatgcAGTAGTTCAGGAACCTGCTGAATTcgacagaaacaaaacaatagtAGTACTACTCACTAGTAAGTAGCTACGTACGTATATTTTCCGATGATTTCTATGgattggatggatggatggagtatACAGTTTCGTAGACTTGTTTTATCGATGGGGATGGTACTGGGCACACAAATTATATAGCCAGTCCGGCTTAATTGACCACGCGGGAACGGTGCGAAGGCATCAGATCATGTGCGTCCCACCGGGGTACATGGCGTTGCTTGGCCGTGTAAAAGATGTCCACGATGGATAGATAAATGGATGAACCTGTTCGCCCCGTTCTGCGAGGCGGCTGCCGAGCCTTTAATTGCCGCGCAAAGTCAAATCGCTGTCTTGGTAAGCGTAAACTAGCTGAAAGCGAGCCGCTCGTACGTACATAGCCGTCGTGATTCCAGcaatttttttgcttgtttaTTTGTTTAAGCCGTCCGTTTGCATGTTCTGCATGCGCCAGGGGCGTATTTAAAATCCCAAAGGCTATTTGCTTAGCCtgcatgcttgcttgtttGCTTCCTTGAGACGCTGGCTAAATTCTAATACTACCAGCCTCTGCTGTGCTCTTGCAGCAGCTACAGGTAACAGTTCCGAAGCAGAGTGACGATCGAAAGAGGTCGAAGCACACGTAACTTTTCcaagtaaacaaaaaaatctAGCACTAGTCCTGGAGTAATTTCTTACTCCAGCCACAGTCCCACGTTCTCAACGGCACTGCAATTAACTAGCTTTCTCCCTTACAACTTTTTTAAACTAGCTAGCTTTCTCTCCCAAATGGAAGTTTGGTGTCCTAAGCTAAGTACTGCAACATGTAAATACATCAAGATCATCGAGGACCACAATTAGCTTAGCAAAAGCACTATATATACGCATCGCTATCGGAGTTGTTCTGAAggtcatatatatacactcaCCTACTACTCCATCAGGAAGATAGTGTATATACTGACAATTTGGCATGGACTATGCAGAAGTTCAACAGCGCGTTGAGTCGTTGACGTAGCGTCAACAGTTATGCCACTGCCACTGCCGCCACCACAGATATTTCTTCTGCTCCGTTGTTAAACTGAACCGTGGACCTAGACCTGTCTGCATCTATCTGCTGCTTTCCGTTGTTATCTTTAAAAGGGGCTCTGATGAATGCGTCCGGGTTGTCTGATCGTGCAATCCGCTGATGCTCCAAATCAGACTAAAAGCCCGTCAACAAtccgaattaaaaaaaaacagtactccgtattatatATGTTGAGCATATGTATTTCCTTTTCCCATGATCGTTCTCAGGCCAGGCCGGGAATCGATCATTGACCAGATGCCTGCCCTGCGTGGTCTGCAACCCTGCATGTGCCTAGCATGCAGCGGTTGGTTGGTTGACTGCAGCGGATTCACGCGCGTTccctgcatctgcatgcatgcttagCGCCAAGACAGAGTGGGTCGTGGTAACTAAGCACGGATGACGCATGCACCGCCAGCAGCAGGCAGGGTCAGGTGGACGGACAgacggcatgcatgcatgcacgcttGCGCTTGCGTCTCGCGCGGCGtggtacatgcatgcatctgccCATCGCCATCGCGAGTGTGCATGCAAAAGAGGCCGAAAATAACGAGCGGCTATAAGAACTCAACGAGGCAGGCACTGTCATCGTTTGGATTGGATGAGAGCGCGGCGCAGATGACCGGACGGGCTCTCTCCACATCGATGGATCAAAATTGATAGCCGTGATAAGGATGACGCTGCGACCAGCGTAATACTCGTCTCATgttaagtgacttaaatttatttaaaatatgaatgtatctatgttcaaaaaatgtctagatacatataataaaaaatcatttaatatAGGACGGAACGAAGTAATTCACCGTGGTCGCCGTTGCGTTGCCCACGCATACAGCATGCGGGAAAGaggaaaaacacacacacatgaatCAAGTAAAGGCGATGCACGCACAGCGcacgtgggtcccaccggAGCCACTGTTCGGCCCAGCAGTTCCGTTCAGCAGTCTCAGATTTTTGGAGCCAATGTGATTGACAGAGAGAGAGGCCCGCaccttttttttgccttctTCTACCTCTTCTTCTTAACTTGTGTAATTTTGCGCGCGCGGGGGCGGGGCAGTAGTGCCATGCCAGCGAGAGCGTGGCAGAGCGGGGAAGCGGTGGCTGTACGGGCATTTACGGGCGGCTCAGCAGAGCAGCTAGCTCGTGCTCTCCACACCAGTCATAAGTACTGCGCATGTGTGCGCGTAATGAAATCATGTGATGCGAGGCTGGCGATTTAGGACGGGGGTACGTGCGCGCGGCCCATGATCGAGCGTTGTACATTATATtcagtacatgcatgcatgcggaGGGTCTAAAACTAAAGCTGGGccatacacatgcatgcagttgGGAGAGTCAGTCTGATCATTTGGTTAATTTGGCTACCTTGttttgtcatgcatgcatgggatgTCGTATGATGGTATCTACccccatcgatcgatcgggtgCTTACGTACGGCAAGCGCGCGGCCAGTGTCATTAGTGGAGGCCAGGGGTGTGGTGTGTGCTAAATGTAAGGGCTCAAATCGTACGTTGTAGGGTAGCAGGGTACCCTGGCCTGATGAATTGGGACTTGGGAATGGTGGCATCTGCCTGGTATATGTACGCAatagtactactccgtactgtATATGACTTATGATTGAGCAGTAGTGCTACGTACGGATGACGATGGTCCCTGTTGGTTGCACCTGGATTTCGCTGATGAGACGGACGGCTGGGTTAGCATGGCGACAAGTGTGGGTAGCAGCTGGTTTGCACTACCAGCTGCTCTGAAAAAGGATCTCTGTACATGTGTGTAAGTACTAACCATGCATGGATCGATGCACTGTGCCTCTTCTGCCGTGCGCGGTTCGTAAAAGCTAGAGCTAGGCGCGGACACATGCAAGACACGAGTGGTAGTGTAGCGATAGACCGGAGAACCCTGCCTGTCATCGATCGTTCTTTACCTGGCTTGGTTTTCCACGAGCACGTAGCAGCACCAGCACGCCAGCAGCGAATGCAGCAGTACATGATCTACAGGGCCGGCATGGTCTACCTCATAAAATCGAAGTACAGAACCGCGCATTACGCTAGCTTGTGCAACTTGCAAAAAGTACCACTTTCTTGTCACGGCCGTGTGAAagtgaaaaggaaaaaaaaggatcgACGACAGGCACACATGCGTGGCCCCTGCTGCATTTCAGTTTTTACCGCACGCCCTGACGTTTAATGCCTTTCCTCCTGGACGTACGCCACCaatgcacgcatgcatgcatggcaggCGGGAGGGGGCATGTAGCACGATCGGCCGCGCGAGGTCAGCCAACGACTCGAGGCCGAGAGGCGCGAAGTGGCCGGGCAAGTAAAAAAACGAGGACATttcaaaaaagggaaaaacgaGGACAGATCCAGGGGAAGGCAGGAGATGTGAGACGTTGACCGAGCGAGAAATAACGCTCGTTTTGTCCAAAGGCGAAGTTTTAGCTTAAGTGCGCGCCGATCGAGACCGAGGCCGCGTCGTCAGTGCGGGTGTCGGGAAAAGGCAGGTGTCCCCCGTGGAGGGGCAGA
This is a stretch of genomic DNA from Brachypodium distachyon strain Bd21 chromosome 1, Brachypodium_distachyon_v3.0, whole genome shotgun sequence. It encodes these proteins:
- the LOC100822091 gene encoding transcription factor bHLH148 — protein: MASTSSSTAVDERERKRKRTSGGESPAAGAEAQPSKWQTRREHEIYSSKLFEALRLVRAGSPASSTTTPARSRLVREAADRALAVAARGRSRWSRAILASRRRRLQAAHRARLRAPTVPPSRHPSAAGTSAAPGKASKTPALARKAKVLGRLVPGCHKLPFPALLSEASDYIAALEMQVRAMTALAEVLSSVSSSASASASGSSSSSPPPA